One genomic region from Lates calcarifer isolate ASB-BC8 linkage group LG10, TLL_Latcal_v3, whole genome shotgun sequence encodes:
- the mapk8ip2 gene encoding C-Jun-amino-terminal kinase-interacting protein 2 isoform X2, which produces MADRAEMFSLSTFHSLSPPGCRPAHDISLEEFDDEDLSEITDDCGIGLNYDSDPYEKDSLILEKNDMHHPVCSFQDDFQEFEMIDDEDEDDEEEEEEDEEVDPDAPPSPSASPPLSPTLGTLKSRPTTLNLTTAVSQDSLNNNSSLSPKKGSWQDSLRNPASQGRLSPTHSCLDDGSHVTGQCPASPVSQAPGSQSKGSFGQHKSHPCSGDVTEPKADPSIQTTRVPSVDEHSQCSDTEVDHDLNSDHNHKHSNRRATDTYTITSESGMGPENDPDPDGTSRCLSSTAPMGANDGADTPLSDEELEKDFEVEFMCKETYDMVCKENHSSYVEFPSIEPSEPASFSSYVSSSRSDALDQSNSSDAAAISAMEAAANDSTSPSSDPGIADMNQRGYITSDQDKDLSSPGSDSDIEGELEAAFACGGPVVSNMISSISETELDLTSDDSSSGRSSHLTNSIEEASSPTSDQELDPDTELEQDSGIVGLKASLLLGQPDPIKEGSPLPSPSPLPSPTIATPSPVDSPILPTESYDDGQALMGLQNVDDELSCEHQADPDETLPPAQRCEDSLSRQMVLQIEPDHSLESFKRSFYLPVGPRLMPSADEYDGTSEGDSESESEDDLSENSDSPWLLSNLVNRMISEGSYPISCPEECFKRKVSVSDTISPSSDIGEGDGFNDEDREKKPGMQGSEEEEKEGEGYRMERMEPGERKSIEFSKDGAMRSPCLYMNNPTGDTITPLILERCTNNSTTDFNSVYTTTDSEKNFTDKPSKNGRRQEEDEEPNNDLMMLEGRKDLDSPSLTESVVSDKDEGRETEPRPTSRSSASLERITEVKHSLTLDIPTAQTNRCFSLTYSTDNDEEEDDGDSYPFLGGLRKESYRGSDLELDSSPPIDASVQDHPISDHDLPLCEKDLALRQPNEDDGLAYDSMKYTLVVDENTTLELVSLRRCTSVLSDDSELSTLCDEEPLGTGEVGYGQDDEEEVRPELLSSSEDSSPEADLPFSKKFLNVFVNSTSRSSSTESFGLFSCTINGEERDQTHRAVYRFIPRHADELELDVDDPLYVEEEEDDYWYRGYNMRTGERGIFPAFYAHEVVGQSKELLGMKRNPAWIETFSVQFLGSVEVPYHQGNGILCAAMQKIAISRKRTVHVRPPSLCELEISLQGVKLIMSLEDEYDTLDEYDRCSHFFQMKNISFCGCHPRNNCYFGFITKHPMLNRFACHVFVSQESMRPVAECVGRAFQEYYQEHLEYACPTEDIYLE; this is translated from the exons GATTCCCTCATTCTGGAGAAGAATGACATGCACCACCCAGTCTGTTCCTTCCAGGACGACTTCCAAGAGTTTGAGATGATTGACGATGAAGACGAGGAtgacgaggaggaagaggaagaggatgaagaggtcGACCCTGATGCGCCACCAtccccctctgcctctcctccactctccccTACTCTTGGTACTCTAAAGAGCAGACCCACCACACTGAACCTCACCACTGCTGTATCGCAG GATTCTctgaacaacaacagcagtctGTCCCCAAAGAAGGGAAGCTGGCAGGACTCTTTACGCAACCCTGCCTCACAAG GCCGTCTGTCTCCAACCCACTCATGTCTGGATGATGGTAGCCATGTGACAGGCCAGTGTCCGGCCTCTCCAGTTTCCCAGGCACCAGGGTCTCAGAGCAAAG GCTCATTTGGTCAACACAAGTCCCACCCATGCTCTGGTGATGTCACTGAGCCAAAAGCTGACCCTTCAATCCAGACAACCAGAGTGCCCTCTGTAGATGAGCACTCCCAGTGTTCGGACACAGAGGTGGACCATGACCTCAACAGCGACCACAATCACAAACATTCAAACCGGCGTGCCACTGACACCTACACAATCACCAGCGAGTCGGGTATGGGGCCAGAAAATGACCCAGACCCAGATGGAACCAGTCGCTGCTTGTCATCCACCGCACCCATGGGAGCCAACGATGGGGCAGACACACCTTTGTCTgatgaggagctggagaaagacTTCGAAGTGGAGTTCATGTGTAAGGAGACCTATGATATGGTGTGTAAGGAGAATCACTCATCATACGTTGAATTCCCCTCCATTGAACCCTCCGAGCCTGCCTCCTTCTCCAGCTATGTGTCCTCCAGCCGCTCAGATGCTCTTGACCAGTCCAACAGCTCGGATGCTGCAGCAATTTCTGCCATGGAGGCGGCAGCTAACGACTCCACCTCTCCATCTTCAGACCCAGGGATAGCAGATATGAACCAGCGGGGTTACATAACTTCAGACCAGGACAAGGACCTCAGCTCTCCAGGCTCTGACTCTGACATTGAAGGGGAGCTGGAGGCAGCATTTGCATGTGGAGGTCCTGTAGTCTCCAACATGATCTCTTCTATCTCAGAGACAGAGTTGGACCTTACCAGTGATGACAGTAGCAGCGGGCGCTCATCTCATCTCACCAACTCCATTGAGGAGGCCAGCTCGCCTACATCAGACCAGGAATTGGACCCGGATACAGAGTTAGAGCAGGACAGTGGCATCGTTGGACTGAAAGCATCTCTACTTCTGGGCCAGCCGGACCCAATCAAAGAAGGGTCCCCTCTTCCATCTCCTTCCCCTCTACCTTCACCCACTATTGCGACACCATCCCCGGTTGACTCGCCCATCTTACCCACTGAGTCTTACGATGATGGTCAAGCTCTGATGGGGCTGCAGAATGTGGATGATGAGCTGTCCTGCGAGCACCAGGCTGACCCAGATGAAACTCTGCCGCCAGCCCAGCGCTGCGAGGACAGTCTGTCCAGACAGATGGTGCTCCAGATAGAACCAGACCACAGCCTAGAGAGCTTCAAACGCTCCTTCTACCTGCCAGTGGGACCCAGGCTAATGCCAAGTGCAGATGAATATGATGGAACAAGTGAGGGAGACTCTGAATCAGAAAGTGAGGATGACCTGAGTGAGAACTCAGACTCACCTTGGCTGCTCAGTAACTTGGTCAACAGGATGATCTCAGAGGGCTCGTACCCAATCAGCTGTCCCGAGGAGTGTTTCAAGAGGAAGGTGTCTGTGTCTGACACCATCTCACCATCCTCAGACATTGGAGAGGGAGATGGATTCAatgatgaggacagagagaagaaaccaGGGATGCAGGgatcagaggaagaagagaaggagggtgAAGGGTACAGAATGGAGAGGATGGAGCCTGGAGAAAGGAAGAGCATTGAGTTTTCAAAAGACGGTGCAATGAGAAGTCCCTGTCTCTATATGAACAACCCTACTGGTGACACCATAACCCCTCTGATTTTAGAGCGCTGTACAAACAACAGTACCACAGATTTTAATTCTGTGTATACCACTACAGACTCTGAGAAGAACTTCACCGACAAACCATCGAAGAATGgcaggagacaggaggaagacGAAGAGCCCAATAACGACTTGATGATGCTGGAGGGGAGGAAGGATCTGGACTCGCCAAGCCTGACTGAGAGCGTGGTCAGTGACAAGGATgaaggtagagagacagagccCAGGCCAACAAGCCGTTCCTCGGCCTCTCTTGAGCGGATCACCGAGGTCAAACACAGCCTGACACTGGACATCCCAACCGCTCAGACCAACCGCTGCTTCAGCCTTACCTACTCCACAGAcaatgatgaggaggaggacgacggGGACTCTTATCCATTCCTGGGTGGTTTAAGGAAAGAGTCCTACAGGGGTAGTGACTTGGAGCTTGACAGTTCGCCGCCCATTGATGCCAGTGTGCAAGATCATCCCATATCTGACCATGACCTCCCACTGTGTGAGAAAGATCTGGCTCTAAGGCAGCCGAATGAAGATGATGGACTGGCCTATGATTCCATGAAATACACACTAGTGGTGGATGAAAATACTACGCTGGAACTAGTCAGCCTCAGAAG GTGCACCTCTGTTCTGAGCGATGACAGTGAGCTTTCAACGCTATGTGACGAGGAGCCTTTGGGAACGGGTGAGGTGGGCTATGGTCaagatgatgaggaggaggtgaggccAGAACTCCTCAGTTCTTCTGAGGACTCCTCCCCTGAGGCTGACCTCCCGTTCTCCAAGAAGTTCCTCAACGTATTTGTCAACAGCACCTCCCGCTCCTCCA GCACAGAATCCTTTGGACTCTTCTCCTGTACCAtcaatggagaggagagggaccAGACACACAGGGCAGTCTACAG gTTCATTCCCAGACATGCAGATGAGCTGGAGCTGGATGTGGATGATCCTTTatatgtggaggaggaggaggatgactACTGGTACAGAGGCTATAACATGCGGACGGGGGAGAGGGGTATCTTCCCTGCCTTTTATGCCCATGAGGTCGTAGGCCAGTCTAAGGAGTTGTTGG GAATGAAAAGAAATCCAGCATGGATTGAGACTTTCAGCGTTCAGTTTTTGGGATCTGTGGAGGTACCTTATCACCAAGGCAATGGTATTCTCTGCGCTGCCATGCAGAAG ATTGCAATATCAAGGAAGCGGACGGTACATGTACgacctccctctctgtgtgagCTGGAGATTAGTTTGCAAGGAGTGAAACTAATCATGAGCCTGGAGGATGAATATGACACCCTGGATGAG TATGACAGATGTAGTCACTTCTTCCAGATGAAGAACATCTCATTCTGTGGATGCCATCCGAGGAACAACTG ctaCTTTGGCTTCATCACTAAGCACCCCATGCTGAACAGATTTGCTTGCCACGTGTTTGTTTCCCAGGAGTCCATGCGACCTGTAGCAGAGTGTGTTGG ACGAGCCTTCCAGGAATACTACCAGGAACATCTGGAGTACGCCTGCCCCACCGAGGACATCTACCTGGAGTAA
- the mapk8ip2 gene encoding C-Jun-amino-terminal kinase-interacting protein 2 isoform X1, translating into MADRAEMFSLSTFHSLSPPGCRPAHDISLEEFDDEDLSEITDDCGIGLNYDSDPYEKDSLILEKNDMHHPVCSFQDDFQEFEMIDDEDEDDEEEEEEDEEVDPDAPPSPSASPPLSPTLGTLKSRPTTLNLTTAVSQDSLNNNSSLSPKKGSWQDSLRNPASQGRLSPTHSCLDDGSHVTGQCPASPVSQAPGSQSKGTPPKQTGEGGNPQSPHRPLLCDMEGNRRERPEYGSFGQHKSHPCSGDVTEPKADPSIQTTRVPSVDEHSQCSDTEVDHDLNSDHNHKHSNRRATDTYTITSESGMGPENDPDPDGTSRCLSSTAPMGANDGADTPLSDEELEKDFEVEFMCKETYDMVCKENHSSYVEFPSIEPSEPASFSSYVSSSRSDALDQSNSSDAAAISAMEAAANDSTSPSSDPGIADMNQRGYITSDQDKDLSSPGSDSDIEGELEAAFACGGPVVSNMISSISETELDLTSDDSSSGRSSHLTNSIEEASSPTSDQELDPDTELEQDSGIVGLKASLLLGQPDPIKEGSPLPSPSPLPSPTIATPSPVDSPILPTESYDDGQALMGLQNVDDELSCEHQADPDETLPPAQRCEDSLSRQMVLQIEPDHSLESFKRSFYLPVGPRLMPSADEYDGTSEGDSESESEDDLSENSDSPWLLSNLVNRMISEGSYPISCPEECFKRKVSVSDTISPSSDIGEGDGFNDEDREKKPGMQGSEEEEKEGEGYRMERMEPGERKSIEFSKDGAMRSPCLYMNNPTGDTITPLILERCTNNSTTDFNSVYTTTDSEKNFTDKPSKNGRRQEEDEEPNNDLMMLEGRKDLDSPSLTESVVSDKDEGRETEPRPTSRSSASLERITEVKHSLTLDIPTAQTNRCFSLTYSTDNDEEEDDGDSYPFLGGLRKESYRGSDLELDSSPPIDASVQDHPISDHDLPLCEKDLALRQPNEDDGLAYDSMKYTLVVDENTTLELVSLRRCTSVLSDDSELSTLCDEEPLGTGEVGYGQDDEEEVRPELLSSSEDSSPEADLPFSKKFLNVFVNSTSRSSSTESFGLFSCTINGEERDQTHRAVYRFIPRHADELELDVDDPLYVEEEEDDYWYRGYNMRTGERGIFPAFYAHEVVGQSKELLGMKRNPAWIETFSVQFLGSVEVPYHQGNGILCAAMQKIAISRKRTVHVRPPSLCELEISLQGVKLIMSLEDEYDTLDEYDRCSHFFQMKNISFCGCHPRNNCYFGFITKHPMLNRFACHVFVSQESMRPVAECVGRAFQEYYQEHLEYACPTEDIYLE; encoded by the exons GATTCCCTCATTCTGGAGAAGAATGACATGCACCACCCAGTCTGTTCCTTCCAGGACGACTTCCAAGAGTTTGAGATGATTGACGATGAAGACGAGGAtgacgaggaggaagaggaagaggatgaagaggtcGACCCTGATGCGCCACCAtccccctctgcctctcctccactctccccTACTCTTGGTACTCTAAAGAGCAGACCCACCACACTGAACCTCACCACTGCTGTATCGCAG GATTCTctgaacaacaacagcagtctGTCCCCAAAGAAGGGAAGCTGGCAGGACTCTTTACGCAACCCTGCCTCACAAG GCCGTCTGTCTCCAACCCACTCATGTCTGGATGATGGTAGCCATGTGACAGGCCAGTGTCCGGCCTCTCCAGTTTCCCAGGCACCAGGGTCTCAGAGCAAAGGTACTCCACCAAAACAGACAGGGGAGGGTGGGAACCCCCAGTCCCCTCACAGGCCCCTCCTCTGCGACATGGAGGGCAACAGGCGGGAGAGGCCCGAATACG GCTCATTTGGTCAACACAAGTCCCACCCATGCTCTGGTGATGTCACTGAGCCAAAAGCTGACCCTTCAATCCAGACAACCAGAGTGCCCTCTGTAGATGAGCACTCCCAGTGTTCGGACACAGAGGTGGACCATGACCTCAACAGCGACCACAATCACAAACATTCAAACCGGCGTGCCACTGACACCTACACAATCACCAGCGAGTCGGGTATGGGGCCAGAAAATGACCCAGACCCAGATGGAACCAGTCGCTGCTTGTCATCCACCGCACCCATGGGAGCCAACGATGGGGCAGACACACCTTTGTCTgatgaggagctggagaaagacTTCGAAGTGGAGTTCATGTGTAAGGAGACCTATGATATGGTGTGTAAGGAGAATCACTCATCATACGTTGAATTCCCCTCCATTGAACCCTCCGAGCCTGCCTCCTTCTCCAGCTATGTGTCCTCCAGCCGCTCAGATGCTCTTGACCAGTCCAACAGCTCGGATGCTGCAGCAATTTCTGCCATGGAGGCGGCAGCTAACGACTCCACCTCTCCATCTTCAGACCCAGGGATAGCAGATATGAACCAGCGGGGTTACATAACTTCAGACCAGGACAAGGACCTCAGCTCTCCAGGCTCTGACTCTGACATTGAAGGGGAGCTGGAGGCAGCATTTGCATGTGGAGGTCCTGTAGTCTCCAACATGATCTCTTCTATCTCAGAGACAGAGTTGGACCTTACCAGTGATGACAGTAGCAGCGGGCGCTCATCTCATCTCACCAACTCCATTGAGGAGGCCAGCTCGCCTACATCAGACCAGGAATTGGACCCGGATACAGAGTTAGAGCAGGACAGTGGCATCGTTGGACTGAAAGCATCTCTACTTCTGGGCCAGCCGGACCCAATCAAAGAAGGGTCCCCTCTTCCATCTCCTTCCCCTCTACCTTCACCCACTATTGCGACACCATCCCCGGTTGACTCGCCCATCTTACCCACTGAGTCTTACGATGATGGTCAAGCTCTGATGGGGCTGCAGAATGTGGATGATGAGCTGTCCTGCGAGCACCAGGCTGACCCAGATGAAACTCTGCCGCCAGCCCAGCGCTGCGAGGACAGTCTGTCCAGACAGATGGTGCTCCAGATAGAACCAGACCACAGCCTAGAGAGCTTCAAACGCTCCTTCTACCTGCCAGTGGGACCCAGGCTAATGCCAAGTGCAGATGAATATGATGGAACAAGTGAGGGAGACTCTGAATCAGAAAGTGAGGATGACCTGAGTGAGAACTCAGACTCACCTTGGCTGCTCAGTAACTTGGTCAACAGGATGATCTCAGAGGGCTCGTACCCAATCAGCTGTCCCGAGGAGTGTTTCAAGAGGAAGGTGTCTGTGTCTGACACCATCTCACCATCCTCAGACATTGGAGAGGGAGATGGATTCAatgatgaggacagagagaagaaaccaGGGATGCAGGgatcagaggaagaagagaaggagggtgAAGGGTACAGAATGGAGAGGATGGAGCCTGGAGAAAGGAAGAGCATTGAGTTTTCAAAAGACGGTGCAATGAGAAGTCCCTGTCTCTATATGAACAACCCTACTGGTGACACCATAACCCCTCTGATTTTAGAGCGCTGTACAAACAACAGTACCACAGATTTTAATTCTGTGTATACCACTACAGACTCTGAGAAGAACTTCACCGACAAACCATCGAAGAATGgcaggagacaggaggaagacGAAGAGCCCAATAACGACTTGATGATGCTGGAGGGGAGGAAGGATCTGGACTCGCCAAGCCTGACTGAGAGCGTGGTCAGTGACAAGGATgaaggtagagagacagagccCAGGCCAACAAGCCGTTCCTCGGCCTCTCTTGAGCGGATCACCGAGGTCAAACACAGCCTGACACTGGACATCCCAACCGCTCAGACCAACCGCTGCTTCAGCCTTACCTACTCCACAGAcaatgatgaggaggaggacgacggGGACTCTTATCCATTCCTGGGTGGTTTAAGGAAAGAGTCCTACAGGGGTAGTGACTTGGAGCTTGACAGTTCGCCGCCCATTGATGCCAGTGTGCAAGATCATCCCATATCTGACCATGACCTCCCACTGTGTGAGAAAGATCTGGCTCTAAGGCAGCCGAATGAAGATGATGGACTGGCCTATGATTCCATGAAATACACACTAGTGGTGGATGAAAATACTACGCTGGAACTAGTCAGCCTCAGAAG GTGCACCTCTGTTCTGAGCGATGACAGTGAGCTTTCAACGCTATGTGACGAGGAGCCTTTGGGAACGGGTGAGGTGGGCTATGGTCaagatgatgaggaggaggtgaggccAGAACTCCTCAGTTCTTCTGAGGACTCCTCCCCTGAGGCTGACCTCCCGTTCTCCAAGAAGTTCCTCAACGTATTTGTCAACAGCACCTCCCGCTCCTCCA GCACAGAATCCTTTGGACTCTTCTCCTGTACCAtcaatggagaggagagggaccAGACACACAGGGCAGTCTACAG gTTCATTCCCAGACATGCAGATGAGCTGGAGCTGGATGTGGATGATCCTTTatatgtggaggaggaggaggatgactACTGGTACAGAGGCTATAACATGCGGACGGGGGAGAGGGGTATCTTCCCTGCCTTTTATGCCCATGAGGTCGTAGGCCAGTCTAAGGAGTTGTTGG GAATGAAAAGAAATCCAGCATGGATTGAGACTTTCAGCGTTCAGTTTTTGGGATCTGTGGAGGTACCTTATCACCAAGGCAATGGTATTCTCTGCGCTGCCATGCAGAAG ATTGCAATATCAAGGAAGCGGACGGTACATGTACgacctccctctctgtgtgagCTGGAGATTAGTTTGCAAGGAGTGAAACTAATCATGAGCCTGGAGGATGAATATGACACCCTGGATGAG TATGACAGATGTAGTCACTTCTTCCAGATGAAGAACATCTCATTCTGTGGATGCCATCCGAGGAACAACTG ctaCTTTGGCTTCATCACTAAGCACCCCATGCTGAACAGATTTGCTTGCCACGTGTTTGTTTCCCAGGAGTCCATGCGACCTGTAGCAGAGTGTGTTGG ACGAGCCTTCCAGGAATACTACCAGGAACATCTGGAGTACGCCTGCCCCACCGAGGACATCTACCTGGAGTAA